A genomic window from Fusarium oxysporum Fo47 chromosome X, complete sequence includes:
- a CDS encoding glycosyl hydrolase, protein MITQGLVWPVLGLLFNPVSAGTIRQSALKLTVKHDGTLNPAINADFPDPSIIQLEDGSWVAVATNGGPPDNYRKLQVATAKDLLGEWTLQQEDALPDKGWTTGENTWAPDIRRVDSGEYIVYLSPEIEAGRHCIGVARSKNATGPYTYDEKPLVCGPDDLKGAIDASGFKDHDSGKNYLIYKIEGDASGPTGGTPIMLQEIEGDGITFIGDAVKIFDRIGSEDGVLVEAPNIVRLGNGKYVLFFSSHDFRDPLYNVKYAYADKLSGPYTRADEPLIAAPDFGLDAPGGATSNEAGDTLVFHGWCPDDKNIRYLFIDLSFEIIGQRDPLFAK, encoded by the exons ATGATCACTCAAGGCCTTGTCTGGCCCGTCCTCGGCCTTCTTTTCAACCCCGTTTCAGCGGGTACCATTCGTCAATCAGCACTAAAGTTGACCGTCAAACACGACGGGACACTCAACCCAGCCATCAACGCCGACTTTCCAGATCCATCAATCATCCAACTCGAAGATGGATCATGGGTAGCTGTCGCAACAAACGGCGGTCCACCAGACAACTACAGAAAACTTCAAGTCGCCACGGCTAAAGATCTTCTCGGCGAATGGACCCTGCAACAGGAAGATGCCCTCCCCGATAAAGGTTGGACAACAGGCGAGAACACCTGGGCACCTGACATTCGACGCGTCGATAGTGGAGAGTACATCGTTTACCTGAGTCCTGAGATTGAAGCTGGTAGACATTGCATTGGTGTCGCGCGCTCAAAGAATGCCACTGGTCCTTATACATATGATGAGAAACCTCTTGTCTGCGGACCAGATGACCTCAAAGGCGCCATTGATGCGAGCGGCTTCAAAGACCACGACAGCGGGAAGAATTATCTCATCTACAAAATAGAGGGCGATGCATCAGGCCCAACAGGCGGTACACCAATCATGCTTCAAGAAATCGAAGGCGACGGCATTACCTTCATTGGAGATGCGGTCAAGATCTTCGACCGCATCGGCAGTGAGGACGGCGTTCTCGTTGAAGCGCCAAACATCGTACGCCTTGGCAACGGGAAATACGTCTTGTTCTTTAGCAGTCACGATTTTCGCGACCCGCTGTATAATGTCAAATATGCGTACGCGGATAAGTTATCAGGACCGTATACGCGTGCGGACGAGCCTCTGATTGCGGCACCGGACTTTGGACTTGACGCGCCTGGCGGTGCGACGAGTAATGAGGCGGGAGATACCTTGGTCTTTCATGGATGGTGTCCTGATGATAAGAACATTCGAT ACTTATTCATTGACTTGTCTTTCGAGATCATTGGTCAAAGGGACCCGTTATTCGCCAAATGA
- a CDS encoding glutathione S-transferase, whose product MAEMKPIKVLGVHGPNAGKIVLLCEELGLPYETEIIPLTDVKNPNYVAINPNGRLPSIQDPNTNLTLWESGAIIEYLTETYDKDHKLSFTSGTAEAYHARQWLFFQATGQGPYYGQAMWFIIYQPLPEARERYVKEVNRVTSVLEGHLAKQKPDADGNIWFLGGRLSYVDVAFFTWQHTAEPRIPNEEFNQDDYPHVKKWAENMLKRPSVQKVLKLQEAK is encoded by the coding sequence ATGGCAGAAATGAAGCCGATCAAAGTGCTGGGAGTCCACGGACCTAATGCTGGCAAGATTGTTCTCCTCTGTGAAGAATTGGGACTCCCTTATGAGACGGAAATCATCCCTCTTACCGACGTCAAGAACCCAAACTACGTCGCTATCAACCCCAACGGGCGATTGCCATCTATCCAGGACCCAAACACAAACCTCACTCTCTGGGAATCGGGTGCTATCATCGAGTACCTAACCGAAACTTATGACAAGGACCACAAGCTTAGCTTCACGTCTGGCACAGCTGAAGCCTACCACGCTCGCCAatggctcttcttccaggCGACCGGCCAGGGACCGTATTACGGCCAGGCGATGTGGTTCATCATCTATCAGCCACTTCCCGAAGCTCGCGAGCGCTATGTCAAAGAGGTTAACCGTGTGACCAGCGTTCTGGAAGGACATCTGGCTAAGCAGAAGCCTGACGCGGATGGAAACATTTGGTTTCTAGGTGGTCGGCTCTCGTATGTGGATGTCGCGTTCTTCACCTGGCAGCATACGGCTGAACCGCGAATTCCGAACGAGGAGTTTAATCAGGATGATTACCCGCATGTTAAGAAGTGGGCGGAGAACATGCTTAAGCGCCCGAGTGTGCAGAAGGTCTTGAAGCTCCAGGAGGCTAAATAG